The following proteins come from a genomic window of Gottfriedia acidiceleris:
- a CDS encoding LLM class flavin-dependent oxidoreductase — MKYGFWLPIFGGWLRNVDDESMPPTFDYAKEVIQSAEKWGYSTTLIAELYLNDIKGPEHDSLEAWSTAAALAAVTEKIEIMTAIRPGFHNPAVTAKMAANIDQISNGRFTLNVVSAWWAEEARQYGGIFTEHDDRYARTEEFIDVLKGLWTEETFNYSGKFYDLKGTKLAPKPVQRPNPILYAGGESEKGKQTIVEKCDAYVMHGGTVEEIKQKVTDMKVRREQTGNAPLSSFGMAAYVICRDTEEEALAELEKITTVKDSSGYAGFKDFTTKSQLEQQIQLQDYSVSNRGLRPNLVGTPEQIADRILQYEEADLDLLLLQFSPQLEEMERFSKQVMPLVEQKRSLIKS, encoded by the coding sequence ATGAAATATGGTTTTTGGTTACCGATTTTTGGAGGATGGTTACGTAATGTGGATGACGAAAGCATGCCACCAACATTTGATTATGCTAAAGAGGTCATTCAATCAGCTGAAAAATGGGGATACTCGACTACTTTAATCGCTGAATTATATTTAAACGATATTAAAGGTCCAGAGCATGATTCACTTGAAGCCTGGTCAACAGCAGCGGCACTTGCTGCAGTGACGGAAAAAATTGAAATTATGACCGCGATTCGTCCAGGTTTTCATAATCCAGCCGTAACAGCTAAAATGGCTGCTAATATCGATCAAATCAGTAACGGCCGTTTTACGCTAAACGTAGTTTCTGCATGGTGGGCAGAAGAAGCTCGTCAATATGGCGGTATTTTTACAGAACATGATGATCGTTATGCTCGTACAGAGGAGTTTATTGATGTTTTAAAAGGCTTATGGACAGAAGAAACATTCAATTATTCAGGAAAATTTTATGATTTAAAGGGTACGAAGCTTGCTCCTAAACCTGTTCAAAGACCAAATCCGATTCTTTATGCAGGTGGTGAAAGTGAAAAAGGCAAGCAAACAATTGTTGAAAAATGTGACGCATATGTGATGCACGGTGGAACAGTTGAAGAAATTAAACAGAAAGTAACAGATATGAAGGTACGTCGTGAACAAACTGGCAATGCACCTTTAAGTTCTTTCGGTATGGCTGCTTATGTTATTTGTAGAGATACAGAAGAAGAGGCTTTGGCTGAGCTTGAAAAAATTACGACTGTGAAAGATTCAAGCGGTTATGCTGGCTTTAAAGACTTCACGACAAAATCACAATTAGAGCAACAAATACAATTACAAGATTACTCAGTTTCAAATCGTGGTCTAAGACCAAATCTAGTAGGGACACCAGAGCAAATTGCAGACCGAATTTTACAATATGAAGAAGCTGACTTAGACTTATTATTATTACAATTTTCACCTCAACTAGAGGAAATGGAACGCTTTTCAAAGCAGGTTATGCCATTAGTAGAACAAAAACGTAGTTTAATAAAAAGCTAG